A region of Natribaculum luteum DNA encodes the following proteins:
- a CDS encoding acyl-CoA dehydrogenase family protein yields MDLSNEQQLIQETIQDFVEAEVRPVVDEADENQEFPEDVWDALADLDLTGLTVPEEYGGFGADEVTKSVVNEELAYGHLSLATALSVHALATSCIDEFASEAQKEAWLPEMATGRPVGAFALSEPDAGSNPAEMTTEARREGDEYVIDGKKQWITNGQRAGVVVLFAKTDRDDPNSVTQFLVPKDAEGLEVGKKEDKLGLRASDTTSLLFDGVRIPAENRLTEVGEGLKSAFSILTGGRIAIASQAVGVAQAALDDAVAYANEREQFGKPIVEHQAIGHMLADMQTNVQAARLLTRDAARKNDDGLDPMAASMAKYFASETAVDVASDAVQVHGGYGYTKDFDVERYYRDAKITTIYEGTSEIQKKIIARHLKE; encoded by the coding sequence ATGGACCTCTCGAACGAGCAGCAACTCATCCAGGAGACGATCCAGGACTTCGTCGAGGCGGAGGTACGGCCCGTCGTCGACGAGGCCGACGAGAACCAGGAGTTCCCCGAGGACGTCTGGGACGCGCTGGCGGACCTGGACCTGACCGGGCTGACGGTGCCCGAGGAGTACGGCGGCTTCGGTGCAGACGAGGTGACGAAAAGCGTCGTCAACGAGGAACTCGCCTACGGCCACCTCTCGCTTGCGACCGCGCTGTCGGTCCACGCCCTCGCGACGTCGTGTATCGACGAGTTCGCGAGCGAAGCGCAAAAGGAGGCGTGGCTGCCGGAGATGGCGACGGGGCGACCCGTCGGCGCGTTCGCGCTGTCGGAACCCGACGCCGGCTCGAACCCGGCGGAGATGACGACCGAAGCCCGCCGGGAGGGTGACGAGTACGTGATCGACGGCAAGAAACAGTGGATCACCAACGGACAGCGCGCGGGCGTCGTCGTTCTGTTCGCCAAGACCGACCGCGACGATCCCAACTCGGTCACGCAGTTTCTCGTCCCCAAAGACGCCGAGGGACTCGAGGTCGGCAAGAAAGAGGACAAACTGGGACTGCGCGCGAGCGACACGACCTCGCTTCTCTTCGACGGTGTGCGCATTCCGGCCGAAAACCGCCTGACAGAGGTTGGCGAGGGGCTGAAATCGGCGTTCTCGATTCTCACCGGAGGACGGATCGCCATCGCCAGCCAGGCCGTCGGCGTCGCACAGGCGGCGTTAGACGACGCCGTCGCCTACGCCAACGAGCGCGAGCAGTTCGGGAAGCCGATCGTCGAACACCAGGCGATCGGACACATGCTGGCTGACATGCAGACGAACGTCCAGGCAGCGCGCCTGCTCACCCGCGACGCCGCGCGAAAGAACGACGACGGACTCGATCCGATGGCCGCGAGTATGGCGAAGTACTTCGCCAGCGAGACGGCCGTCGACGTCGCCAGCGACGCCGTCCAGGTCCACGGCGGCTACGGCTACACCAAGGACTTCGACGTCGAACGCTACTACCGCGACGCCAAGATCACGACCATCTACGAGGGAACCTCCGAGATCCAGAAGAAGATCATCGCCCGGCACCTGAAAGAGTGA
- a CDS encoding CDP-alcohol phosphatidyltransferase family protein: protein MTLDKLRPYVSEVLDPFVRGFDRLGLTPNGVSVLAFGMAVAAAVAFYLGGVADRFWYVAAATLVFCNGWLDILDGALAREQGVASRGGDLLDHVLDRYADIVVIAGLAAGIGDFVLGFAAVTGVVMTSYLGTQAQAVGLERVYGGLVGRADRLAIIGAVGLLAYPLSETYAGFSLVGWLLVFLAVIGHFTALQRFFYAWKALE, encoded by the coding sequence ATGACGCTCGACAAACTCAGGCCGTACGTCTCGGAGGTGCTCGACCCGTTCGTCCGGGGATTCGACCGACTCGGGCTGACACCAAACGGCGTGAGCGTGCTGGCGTTCGGGATGGCCGTCGCCGCCGCCGTCGCGTTCTACCTCGGCGGCGTCGCCGATCGGTTCTGGTACGTCGCCGCCGCCACACTGGTTTTTTGCAACGGCTGGCTCGACATCCTCGACGGCGCACTCGCCCGCGAGCAGGGCGTCGCCTCCCGTGGCGGCGACCTGCTGGATCACGTCCTCGATCGGTACGCCGACATCGTCGTCATCGCCGGTCTCGCCGCGGGGATCGGCGACTTCGTCCTCGGCTTCGCGGCGGTCACCGGCGTCGTGATGACGTCGTACCTCGGTACGCAGGCCCAGGCCGTCGGCCTCGAGCGCGTCTACGGCGGTCTCGTCGGCCGCGCGGACCGACTCGCGATCATCGGTGCCGTCGGCCTCCTCGCGTACCCGCTCTCCGAAACCTACGCCGGCTTCTCGCTCGTCGGCTGGCTGCTCGTCTTTCTCGCCGTGATCGGCCACTTCACGGCGCTCCAGCGCTTTTTCTACGCCTGGAAAGCCCTCGAGTGA
- a CDS encoding multiprotein bridging factor aMBF1, translated as MVQCEMCGAETSSPKTIKVEGAKLDVCSNCTDFGTEVKTQSSTSSTSTKYSTGSSGSGSSGGSSSSSAGRSTGSSGSRRRSDMFDDMDELAPDYDDRIRRAREKKGLSQSDLANELNEKASLIRKLERGDTLPSDNVQSKLERFLDVSLTGSAGTDEDTEWEGGSASGSYTLGDVVKRKD; from the coding sequence ATGGTTCAGTGTGAGATGTGTGGTGCCGAGACGTCGTCCCCGAAGACCATCAAGGTCGAAGGCGCGAAGCTGGACGTTTGTTCTAACTGTACTGACTTCGGTACCGAAGTGAAGACCCAGAGTTCGACCTCGAGCACCTCGACGAAGTACTCGACCGGGTCGAGCGGCTCCGGGTCGAGCGGCGGCTCGAGTTCTTCGAGCGCGGGTCGATCGACCGGGTCGAGCGGCTCTCGCCGCCGCTCGGACATGTTCGACGACATGGACGAACTCGCGCCGGACTACGACGACCGCATCCGGCGCGCCCGGGAGAAGAAGGGACTCAGCCAGTCCGACCTCGCCAACGAACTCAACGAGAAGGCGAGTCTCATCCGCAAACTCGAGCGCGGTGACACGCTCCCGAGCGACAACGTGCAGTCGAAACTCGAGCGCTTCCTCGACGTGAGTCTCACCGGCTCTGCCGGCACCGACGAGGACACCGAGTGGGAGGGTGGCTCCGCGAGCGGCAGCTACACCCTCGGCGACGTCGTCAAGCGAAAGGACTGA
- a CDS encoding DUF7524 family protein — MSRDEVTVHVGRNGTDTIAADTRTLETTESFGIVLESHDTPAHVHCRLGGDLAHVATLEQSHYYVEPDEETYVPILVDDVDADVAGTLEVSTGYGAASVSIDVTVTPGPPPVEVDETLAQPQSPEQEPTVFERLSTTSGLDAGTIGLFVLGLLALGVATATAAVVGGPVALVGVLVVVVGIGVATLLLLR; from the coding sequence GTGTCTCGAGACGAGGTCACCGTCCACGTCGGACGGAACGGCACGGACACGATCGCCGCCGACACGCGGACGCTCGAGACGACCGAATCGTTCGGGATCGTCCTGGAGAGCCACGACACGCCGGCACACGTCCACTGCCGACTCGGCGGTGACCTCGCACACGTCGCCACACTCGAGCAGTCTCACTACTACGTCGAACCGGACGAGGAGACGTACGTGCCGATTCTCGTCGACGACGTCGACGCCGACGTCGCGGGCACGCTCGAGGTGTCGACCGGCTACGGTGCGGCGTCGGTTTCGATCGACGTGACGGTCACGCCCGGCCCGCCGCCGGTCGAGGTCGACGAGACGCTCGCCCAGCCGCAATCGCCCGAGCAGGAACCGACCGTTTTCGAGCGCCTGTCGACGACGAGCGGCCTCGACGCCGGGACGATCGGGCTGTTCGTGCTGGGACTGCTCGCACTCGGCGTCGCGACCGCGACGGCGGCCGTCGTCGGCGGTCCAGTCGCGCTCGTCGGCGTCCTGGTCGTCGTCGTCGGAATCGGCGTCGCGACGCTGTTACTTCTGCGGTGA
- a CDS encoding DUF7344 domain-containing protein — MKFSRAENSVRSTDRSTELFETLSSPRRRTILAVLEAGDASSVSELVTCLLAERGLDEDASALRRRAAVSLVHVHLPWLDDRGLVDWDCETGTVALTAAARVCDLEAIERIASTGAAAGEIPTDASTGEHP; from the coding sequence ATGAAGTTCTCTCGGGCGGAGAACTCGGTTCGATCGACAGACAGATCCACCGAACTGTTCGAGACGCTGTCGTCACCTCGTCGACGAACGATTCTCGCCGTTCTCGAGGCAGGGGACGCGTCGTCGGTCTCGGAGCTAGTGACGTGCCTCCTCGCCGAACGCGGCCTCGACGAGGATGCGTCGGCGCTCCGGCGACGGGCCGCCGTCTCGCTCGTCCACGTTCACCTGCCGTGGCTCGACGACCGTGGCCTCGTCGACTGGGATTGCGAGACCGGGACGGTCGCGCTGACGGCCGCTGCTCGCGTGTGCGATCTCGAGGCGATCGAGCGCATTGCCTCGACGGGAGCCGCCGCCGGCGAAATCCCGACCGACGCGAGTACAGGTGAGCATCCTTAA
- a CDS encoding methytransferase partner Trm112, with amino-acid sequence MKESLLEILCCPLDKHDLELEDAEYDGDEVISGTLVCSECGERYAIEDGIPNLLPPDMREETPA; translated from the coding sequence ATGAAAGAGTCGTTGCTTGAAATCCTCTGTTGCCCGCTGGACAAACACGATCTCGAACTCGAGGACGCCGAGTACGACGGCGACGAGGTCATTTCGGGAACGCTCGTCTGCAGCGAGTGTGGCGAACGCTACGCCATCGAGGACGGCATTCCGAACCTGCTGCCGCCGGATATGCGCGAAGAAACGCCAGCCTGA
- the acnA gene encoding aconitate hydratase AcnA yields MVESDPFDAIREIEVDGTSYSMADLTVLEEQGLCDLEKLPVSIRVLLESVLRNADGEHITEEDIRNAASWEPDVPDVEVPFQPSRVVLQDLTGVPAVVDLAALRSAADRKGVDPTVVEPEVPCDLVIDHSVQVDYFGSEDAYEKNVELEYERNEERYRAIKWAEQAFEDFNVVPPGTGIVHQVNLEHLGQVVHAREQDGEQWLLPDTLVGTDSHTPMIGGIGVVGWGVGGIEAEAALLGQPITMTLPEVVGVKLTGELPDGATATDLVLHITEKLRQVGVVDKFVEFFGPGVSQLSVADRATISNMAPEQGSTISMFPVDEKTLDYLELTGRDAEHIDLVREYLEAQGLFGEHDPEFTEVVEFDLGDVEPSLAGHKKPHARIPMGDLDEHFPTLLEEQGVLDGGAATSDGGLVTENTPDLDEKVPVTLEDGTEVEIGHGDVLVSAITSCTNTSNPSVMVAAGLLARNAAEAGLEVPEYVKTSLAPGSKVVTEYLEAAGLLDDLEELGYHVVGYGCTTCIGNAGPLPDPIEEAIDEYDLWTTSVLSGNRNFEARIHPKIRANYLASPPLVVAYGLAGRMDIDLEEEPIGVNDEGEEVYLEDVWPDTEEVRETIHDSVSPDLFEEKYASVFEGDERWESLEAPTGDVYEWDDESTYIREPPFFQDFPLEEPGVSDIADARCLLTLGDTVTTDHISPAGPFSEDLPAGQWLSERGVEPYEFNTYGSRRGNHEVMMRGTFANVRIENQMLDGKEGGYTIHHPTDEEATVFEASERYREEDTPLVVLSGEEFGTGSSRDWAAKGTDLLGIRATIAKSYERIYRDNLIGMGVLPLQFEAGEGWEELGLDGSEYFEIEGLDDGLEPNDELTVVAEDEDGETTEFTVTAQVGTPAAVRYIENGGVLHLVLRRLLTEETAA; encoded by the coding sequence ATGGTAGAATCAGACCCATTCGACGCCATCCGGGAGATCGAGGTCGACGGGACCTCGTACTCGATGGCCGACCTTACCGTTCTCGAAGAGCAGGGACTGTGCGACCTCGAGAAGCTACCGGTGAGCATCCGGGTCCTTCTCGAGTCGGTTCTCCGGAACGCCGACGGCGAACACATCACCGAAGAGGACATCCGGAACGCCGCCTCGTGGGAGCCGGACGTGCCGGACGTCGAGGTGCCGTTCCAGCCGTCGCGCGTCGTCCTCCAGGACCTCACCGGCGTCCCCGCGGTCGTCGACCTGGCGGCGCTGCGCTCCGCTGCGGACCGCAAGGGCGTCGACCCGACGGTCGTCGAACCCGAAGTCCCCTGTGACCTCGTGATCGACCACAGCGTCCAGGTCGACTACTTCGGTAGCGAGGACGCCTACGAGAAGAACGTCGAACTCGAGTACGAGCGAAACGAGGAGCGATATCGTGCGATCAAGTGGGCCGAACAGGCCTTCGAGGACTTCAACGTCGTTCCGCCGGGAACCGGGATCGTCCACCAGGTCAACTTGGAGCACCTGGGTCAGGTCGTCCACGCCCGCGAGCAGGACGGCGAGCAGTGGCTGCTGCCCGACACGCTCGTCGGCACGGACAGCCACACCCCGATGATCGGCGGCATCGGCGTCGTCGGCTGGGGCGTCGGTGGCATCGAGGCCGAGGCCGCGCTGCTCGGCCAGCCGATCACGATGACGCTTCCGGAGGTCGTCGGCGTCAAACTCACCGGTGAACTCCCAGACGGTGCGACCGCGACCGACCTCGTGCTCCACATCACGGAGAAACTCCGCCAGGTCGGCGTCGTCGACAAGTTCGTCGAGTTCTTCGGCCCCGGCGTCTCCCAGCTTTCGGTGGCCGATCGCGCGACCATCTCGAACATGGCACCCGAGCAGGGGTCGACGATCAGCATGTTCCCCGTCGACGAGAAGACCCTCGACTACCTCGAGCTCACGGGTCGCGACGCCGAGCACATCGACCTCGTCCGCGAGTACCTCGAGGCACAGGGTCTGTTCGGCGAACACGACCCCGAGTTCACCGAGGTCGTCGAGTTCGACCTGGGCGACGTCGAACCGAGCCTCGCGGGCCACAAGAAGCCCCACGCCCGCATCCCGATGGGCGATCTGGACGAGCACTTCCCGACGCTGCTCGAGGAGCAGGGCGTCCTCGACGGCGGAGCCGCAACCAGCGACGGCGGACTCGTCACCGAGAACACGCCCGACCTCGACGAGAAAGTCCCCGTCACGCTCGAGGACGGCACCGAGGTCGAGATCGGCCACGGCGACGTTCTCGTGAGCGCGATCACCTCCTGTACGAACACCTCGAACCCGTCGGTGATGGTCGCCGCGGGGCTGCTCGCGCGCAACGCCGCCGAGGCCGGACTCGAGGTGCCCGAGTACGTCAAGACGAGCCTCGCACCCGGGAGCAAGGTCGTCACCGAGTACCTCGAGGCCGCGGGCCTGCTCGACGACCTGGAGGAGCTTGGCTACCACGTCGTCGGCTACGGCTGTACGACCTGTATCGGCAACGCCGGGCCGCTGCCCGACCCGATCGAGGAGGCGATCGACGAGTACGACCTCTGGACGACGAGCGTCCTCTCGGGCAACCGTAACTTCGAGGCGCGCATCCACCCGAAGATCCGGGCGAACTACCTCGCGTCCCCGCCGCTGGTCGTCGCCTACGGGCTCGCAGGCCGGATGGACATCGACCTCGAAGAGGAGCCGATCGGCGTCAACGACGAGGGCGAGGAGGTCTACCTCGAGGACGTCTGGCCGGACACGGAAGAGGTCCGCGAGACGATCCACGACAGCGTCTCGCCCGACCTGTTCGAGGAGAAATACGCCTCCGTCTTCGAGGGCGACGAACGCTGGGAAAGCCTCGAGGCACCCACGGGCGACGTCTACGAGTGGGACGACGAGTCCACGTACATCCGCGAGCCGCCGTTCTTCCAGGACTTCCCGCTCGAGGAACCCGGCGTCTCCGACATCGCAGACGCCCGCTGTCTGCTGACCCTCGGTGACACCGTGACGACCGACCACATCAGCCCCGCCGGGCCGTTCAGCGAGGACCTGCCCGCCGGCCAGTGGCTCAGCGAACGCGGCGTCGAACCCTACGAGTTCAACACGTACGGCTCACGCCGTGGCAACCACGAGGTCATGATGCGCGGTACCTTCGCGAACGTCCGCATCGAGAACCAGATGCTAGACGGCAAGGAGGGCGGCTACACGATCCACCACCCGACTGACGAGGAGGCCACCGTCTTCGAGGCATCCGAGCGCTACCGGGAGGAGGACACGCCGCTCGTGGTCCTCTCCGGCGAGGAGTTCGGGACCGGCTCGAGCCGCGACTGGGCGGCAAAGGGGACCGACCTGCTTGGCATCCGTGCGACCATCGCGAAGAGCTACGAGCGCATCTACCGCGACAACCTCATCGGCATGGGCGTCCTGCCCCTGCAGTTCGAAGCGGGTGAGGGCTGGGAGGAACTCGGCCTCGACGGCTCCGAGTACTTCGAGATCGAGGGTCTCGACGACGGACTCGAGCCCAACGACGAACTCACCGTCGTCGCCGAGGACGAAGACGGCGAGACCACCGAGTTCACCGTCACCGCACAGGTCGGCACGCCCGCTGCCGTCCGCTACATCGAGAACGGCGGCGTCCTGCACCTCGTGCTTCGCCGACTGCTGACCGAAGAGACCGCGGCCTGA
- a CDS encoding adenylate kinase family protein: MRVAVTGTPGTGKTTASRLLETDLEVIHLNEVIEDEELYTEIDEDRGSVIVDLEAASEWLEGRDDVVIESHLAHRFDADRVTVLRCHPDELERRLLERGENEAKAVENAESEALDVILAGAAEEHGLESVYEIDTTDLEPAAVAAELEAVIRGDREPSAGTVDFVEYLE, from the coding sequence GTGAGAGTCGCCGTCACCGGCACGCCCGGAACGGGGAAGACGACCGCGAGCCGGCTGCTCGAGACGGACCTCGAGGTAATCCACCTCAACGAGGTGATCGAAGACGAGGAGCTGTACACCGAGATCGACGAGGATCGCGGCAGCGTCATCGTCGACCTCGAGGCGGCGTCGGAGTGGCTCGAGGGCCGCGACGACGTCGTGATCGAGTCCCACCTCGCCCACCGCTTCGACGCCGACCGCGTCACAGTGTTGCGGTGTCACCCCGACGAACTCGAGCGTCGGCTGCTCGAGCGCGGCGAGAACGAGGCGAAAGCCGTCGAAAACGCCGAAAGCGAAGCGCTCGACGTGATCCTCGCCGGGGCCGCCGAGGAACACGGCCTCGAGTCCGTCTACGAGATCGACACGACCGACCTGGAGCCGGCGGCGGTGGCAGCCGAACTCGAGGCCGTGATCCGGGGTGACCGTGAACCGAGTGCAGGAACCGTCGACTTCGTGGAGTACCTCGAATGA
- a CDS encoding helix-turn-helix domain-containing protein: protein MAVVSEFEIAADEFVLGRVLTAEVDVEVDVERVVPSSDRIMPYVWVGGREVDAFGDRIATCEVVDSIVEVDRLDGRILYRIDWNDDLECFVTGLEAHRATILEARGGDRWHFRLRFPAHEDLSGFHEYCDERGIGLSLVRIRSIESRTAERFELTPEQRRTLELATERGYFEIPRGVTLSELADELGISTQAASERLRRGTNTVLRSEVADDANYG from the coding sequence ATGGCCGTCGTCTCGGAGTTCGAAATCGCCGCCGACGAGTTCGTCCTCGGACGGGTACTCACCGCGGAAGTCGACGTCGAGGTCGACGTCGAACGCGTCGTTCCGTCGTCGGATCGCATCATGCCGTACGTCTGGGTCGGTGGACGGGAGGTCGACGCCTTCGGTGATCGCATCGCCACCTGTGAGGTCGTCGACTCGATCGTCGAGGTCGATCGGCTCGACGGGCGAATCCTGTATCGAATCGACTGGAACGACGACCTCGAGTGTTTCGTGACCGGACTCGAGGCCCACCGTGCGACGATCCTCGAGGCACGAGGCGGCGATCGCTGGCACTTTCGGCTCCGATTTCCTGCCCACGAGGACCTGTCGGGTTTCCACGAGTACTGCGACGAACGCGGCATTGGCCTCTCGCTGGTCCGAATTCGTTCGATCGAGTCGCGGACGGCGGAGCGGTTCGAACTGACGCCGGAACAGCGACGGACGCTCGAACTCGCGACCGAACGGGGGTACTTCGAAATCCCGCGGGGGGTCACCCTGTCGGAACTCGCCGACGAACTCGGCATCTCGACGCAGGCGGCGTCGGAGCGCCTGCGTCGGGGGACGAACACGGTGCTCCGATCCGAGGTCGCCGACGACGCCAATTATGGTTGA
- the hisC gene encoding histidinol-phosphate transaminase: MQPRDLSDHVAYEAGRGIEEVARELGRDPSEFVKLASNENPHGPSPAAVVAIRDTASNASSYPKAAHADLTAALADRWDVASEQVWLANGGDGAIDYLHRATLEPGDDVLVPSPGFAYYGMSARFHHGGVREYALSKADDFEQPAETVLESYDGERVVWITSPHNPSGSTMPLAELDRLAEGTDEETLVVVDEAYGEFADRESAVALIEGRAGFDARDDVAVLRTFSKAYGLAGVRLGYAVVPDGWADAYARVNTPFAASELACRAGLAALEDDEHVERTVETTLESRATMRDEIDAHVWPSEGNFVLVDVGDATAVAEEMQDRGVIVRDCTSFGLPGCVRITCGTDEETERAVETLNAVLGDGIGDSGGRTEVTDA; the protein is encoded by the coding sequence ATGCAACCGCGCGATCTGTCGGACCACGTCGCGTACGAGGCGGGCCGGGGGATCGAGGAAGTCGCCCGCGAGCTCGGGCGCGATCCCTCGGAGTTCGTCAAACTCGCCTCGAACGAGAACCCGCACGGTCCGTCCCCGGCGGCCGTCGTAGCGATCCGTGACACCGCATCGAACGCGAGTTCGTACCCGAAAGCCGCCCACGCCGACCTCACCGCCGCCCTCGCCGACCGGTGGGATGTCGCGAGTGAGCAAGTCTGGCTCGCAAACGGCGGCGACGGCGCGATCGACTACCTCCACCGGGCGACCCTCGAACCAGGTGACGACGTGCTCGTTCCCTCGCCCGGCTTCGCGTACTACGGGATGAGCGCCCGGTTCCACCACGGCGGCGTCCGCGAGTACGCGCTCTCGAAGGCCGACGACTTCGAACAGCCCGCCGAGACCGTCCTCGAGTCCTACGACGGCGAGCGCGTCGTCTGGATCACGAGCCCACACAACCCGTCGGGGTCGACGATGCCTCTCGCTGAACTCGACCGACTCGCCGAGGGGACCGACGAGGAGACGCTCGTCGTCGTCGACGAGGCCTACGGCGAGTTCGCAGACCGTGAGAGCGCCGTCGCGCTGATAGAGGGCCGTGCAGGGTTCGACGCCCGCGACGACGTCGCCGTCCTGCGGACGTTCTCGAAGGCCTACGGCCTCGCCGGGGTCCGACTCGGCTATGCCGTCGTCCCCGACGGGTGGGCCGACGCCTACGCCCGCGTGAATACCCCGTTCGCAGCGAGCGAACTGGCCTGTCGCGCCGGCCTCGCCGCCCTCGAGGACGACGAACACGTCGAGCGAACCGTCGAGACGACCCTCGAGTCCCGGGCGACCATGCGCGACGAGATCGACGCCCACGTCTGGCCCAGCGAGGGGAACTTCGTCCTCGTCGACGTCGGCGACGCGACGGCGGTCGCCGAGGAGATGCAAGACCGGGGCGTCATCGTTCGTGACTGCACGAGCTTCGGCCTTCCCGGGTGCGTCCGGATCACCTGCGGCACCGACGAGGAGACCGAGCGCGCCGTCGAGACGCTCAACGCGGTCCTGGGCGACGGGATCGGCGACTCCGGTGGACGAACGGAGGTGACGGACGCGTGA
- the ligA gene encoding ATP-dependent DNA ligase LigA, producing the protein MKFAAFADRAGEIEAEASDLEIVDHVTSLLADANDDLELVARFVQGRVFPAWDSTTLDVGPRTCYEAIARAAGTNVSADDVEERLAAVGEIGEVAASYDFGGQQGLGAFTEGGGGDALSVREVYETLVDLAEADGSGSQDRKVDLLFGLFNRCSSEEARYLARLVLSEMRIGVGEGAVRDAVAAAFDVPEDRVERALQVSNDYGRVAVVAREEGLEGLDAMDLELGRPVRAMLAQAGTVADALEEWDETAVEWKYDGARIQLHHDPDGETRVFSRNMEDVTDALPEVVEFAADRLVDPVILDGEVVAIDDTGDPLPFQEVLRRFRRKHDVAKAREDVTVRPVFFDCLHVAGEDLLEAPLTERHARLESLLADGEGLSTLWLTDDPDEIEAIDADALEGGHEGIMLKNPDATYSPGRRGKNWLKRKPDVETLDCVVTGAEWGEGRRATYLGTFELSVRDGETFETVGKVATGITDETLADLTELLEPHVLTQDGQEVDLEPAVVFEVGYEEIQASPTYSAGYALRFPRFLGVRHDKEPADADTLERVRSLYEG; encoded by the coding sequence ATGAAGTTCGCCGCGTTCGCCGACCGGGCCGGAGAGATCGAAGCCGAAGCGTCCGACCTCGAGATCGTCGACCACGTCACGTCACTGCTCGCGGACGCGAACGACGACCTCGAGCTCGTCGCGCGGTTCGTCCAGGGGCGGGTCTTCCCGGCGTGGGACTCGACGACCCTCGACGTCGGCCCGCGGACGTGCTACGAGGCGATCGCCCGCGCGGCAGGAACGAACGTGAGCGCGGACGACGTCGAGGAGCGCCTGGCAGCGGTCGGCGAGATCGGCGAGGTGGCGGCGAGCTACGACTTCGGCGGCCAGCAGGGACTCGGCGCGTTCACCGAGGGCGGTGGCGGCGACGCCCTCTCTGTCCGCGAGGTGTACGAGACGCTCGTCGACCTCGCCGAGGCGGACGGGTCGGGCAGTCAGGACCGCAAGGTCGATCTCCTCTTTGGCCTGTTCAACCGCTGCTCGAGCGAGGAAGCGCGCTATCTCGCCAGGCTCGTCCTCTCGGAGATGCGCATCGGCGTCGGCGAAGGCGCGGTGCGAGACGCCGTCGCCGCCGCGTTCGACGTCCCCGAGGACCGCGTCGAGCGCGCCCTGCAGGTCTCGAACGATTACGGACGGGTCGCGGTTGTCGCCCGCGAGGAGGGCCTCGAGGGCCTGGACGCGATGGACCTCGAACTCGGCCGTCCCGTCAGGGCGATGCTCGCCCAGGCGGGGACGGTGGCGGACGCGCTCGAGGAGTGGGACGAGACGGCAGTGGAGTGGAAGTACGACGGGGCCAGGATCCAGTTGCACCACGACCCCGACGGCGAGACGCGGGTCTTCTCGCGGAACATGGAGGACGTCACCGACGCCCTCCCGGAGGTCGTCGAGTTCGCCGCCGACCGTCTCGTCGATCCGGTGATCCTCGACGGCGAGGTCGTCGCGATCGACGACACAGGCGACCCGCTCCCCTTCCAGGAGGTGTTACGGCGGTTCCGCCGGAAACACGACGTGGCGAAAGCGCGCGAAGACGTCACTGTCAGACCCGTTTTCTTCGACTGCCTGCACGTCGCCGGCGAGGACTTGCTCGAGGCTCCGCTGACCGAGCGCCACGCCCGCCTCGAGTCCCTGCTCGCGGATGGCGAGGGGCTCTCGACGCTGTGGCTCACCGACGACCCCGACGAGATCGAGGCGATCGATGCAGACGCACTCGAGGGCGGCCACGAGGGGATCATGCTCAAAAATCCCGACGCGACGTACTCGCCGGGTCGTCGAGGGAAAAACTGGCTCAAGCGCAAGCCGGACGTCGAGACGCTCGACTGCGTCGTGACGGGTGCGGAGTGGGGCGAGGGGCGGCGAGCGACGTATCTCGGCACGTTCGAGCTGTCGGTCCGCGACGGCGAGACGTTCGAGACGGTCGGGAAGGTCGCGACAGGCATCACCGACGAGACGCTCGCCGATCTCACGGAGCTGCTCGAGCCCCACGTCCTGACCCAGGACGGCCAGGAAGTCGACCTCGAGCCCGCGGTCGTCTTCGAGGTCGGCTACGAGGAGATCCAGGCCTCGCCGACCTACTCCGCGGGCTACGCGCTGCGATTTCCCCGTTTCCTCGGGGTTCGCCACGACAAGGAGCCGGCCGACGCCGACACGCTCGAGCGCGTCAGATCACTGTACGAGGGGTGA